The Tenrec ecaudatus isolate mTenEca1 chromosome 7, mTenEca1.hap1, whole genome shotgun sequence genome window below encodes:
- the MDGA1 gene encoding MAM domain-containing glycosylphosphatidylinositol anchor protein 1 isoform X1 gives MEVTCLLLLALIPVHCRGQGVYAPAQAQIVHAGQACVVKEDNISERVYTIREGDTLVLQCLVTGHPRPQVRWTKTAGSASDKFQETSVFNETLRIERIARTQGGRYYCKAENGVGVPAIKSIRVDVQYLDEPVLTVHQTVSDVRGNFYQEKTVFLRCTVNSNPPARFIWKRGSDTLSHSQDNGVDIYEPLYTQGETKVLKLKNLRPQDYASYTCQVSVRNVCGIPDKAITFRLTNTTAPPALKLSVNETLVVNPGENVTVQCLLTGGDPLPQLQWSHGPGPLPLGALAHGGTLSIPSVHARDSGYYNCTATNNVGNPAKKTVNLLVRSMKNATFQITPDVIKESENIQLGQDLKLSCHVDAVPQEKVTYQWFKNGKPARMSKRLIVTRNDPELPAVTSSLELIDLHFSDYGTYLCMASFPGAPVPDLSIEVNISSETVPPTISVPKGRAVVTVREGSPAELQCEVRGKPRPPVLWSRVDKEAALLPSGLPLEETPDGKLRLERVSRDMTGTYRCQTARYNGFNVRPREAQVQLHVQFPPEVEPGSQDVRQALGRPVLLRCSLLRGSPQRIASAVWRFKGQLLPPPPVVPAAAEAPDHAELRLDAVTRDSSGSYECSVSNDVGLATCLFQVSAKAYSPEFYFDTPNPTRSHKLSKNYSYVLQWTQREPDAVDPLLNYRLSVRQLNQHNAVVKAIPVRRVEKGQLLEYILTDLRVPHSYEVRLTPYTTFGAGDMASRVIHYTEPINSPNLSDNTCHFEEEKICGYTQDLTDNFDWTRQNALTQNPKRSPNTGPPTDISGTPEGYYMFIETSRPRELGDRARLVSPLYNASAKFYCVSFFYHMYGKHIGSLNLLVRSRNKGALDTHAWSLSGNKGNVWQQAHVPINPSGPFQIIFEGVRGSGYLGDIAIDDVTVKKGECPRKQMDPNKVVVMPGRGRASCQPHPQLWGPVAALLLALQR, from the exons CTCCAGCCCAGGCGCAGATCGTACACGCAGGCCAGGCGTGTGTGGTGAAAGAGGACAACATCAGCGAGCGCGTCTACACCATCCGGGAGGGGGACACCCTCgtgctgcagtgcctggtcaccgGGCACCCTCGGCCTCAG GTGCGCTGGACCAAGACTGCGGGTAGCGCGTCGGACAAGTTCCAGGAGACGTCGGTCTTCAATGAGACGCTGCGCATCGAGCGCATCGCGCGCACCCAGGGCGGCCGCTACTACTGCAAGGCCGAAAACGGCGTGGGCGTGCCCGCCATCAAGTCCATCCGCGTGGACGTGCAGT ACCTGGACGAGCCCGTGCTGACCGTGCACCAGACGGTGAGTGACGTGCGAGGCAACTTCTACCAGGAGAAGACGGTGTTCCTGCGCTGCACGGTCAACTCCAACCCGCCTGCCCGCTTCATCTGGAAGCGCGGCTCCGACACCCTGTCCCACAGCCAGGACAATGGAGTGGACATCTATGAGCCCCTCTACACCCAG GGGGAGACTAAGGTCCTGAAGCTGAAGAACCTGCGGCCACAGGACTATGCCAGCTATACCTGCCAGGTGTCTGTCCGCAACGTGTGTGGTATCCCGGACAAGGCCATCACCTTTCGGCTCACCAACACCACGG CACCACCAGCCTTGAAGTTGTCTGTGAATGAAACCCTGGTGGTGAACCCTGGGGAGAATGTGACAGTGCAGTGTCTGCTGACGGGGGGTGATCCTCTACCCCAGCTGCAGTGGTCCCATGGGCCTGGCCCCCTGCCTCTGGGTGCGTTGGCCCACGGTGGCACCCTCAGCATCCCTTCAGTGCATGCCCGGGACTCTGGCTACTACAACTGCACAGCTACCAACAACGTGGGCAACCCCGCCAAGAAGACCGTCAACTTGCTGGTGCGAT CCATGAAGAACGCCACGTTCCAGATCACCCCTGATGTGATCAAAGAGAGCGAGAACATACAGCTGGGCCAAGACCTGAAGCTGTCCTGCCACGTGGACGCTGTGCCCCAGGAGAAGGTCACCTACCAGTGGTTCAAGAACGGCAAGCCGGCACGCATGTCCAAGCGGCTGATAGTGACCCGCAACGACCCGGAGCTGCCTGCAgtcaccagcagcctggagcttaTCGACCTGCACTTCAGCGACTACGGGACCTACCTGTGCATGGCTTCCTTCCCTGGTGCGCCTGTGCCTGACCTCAGCATCGAGGTGAACATCTCCTCGGAGACAG TACCACCCACAATCAGCGTGCCCAAGGGCCGGGCTGTGGTGACGGTGCGCGAGGGCTCGCCTGCAGAGCTGCAGTGTGAGGTGCGGGGCAAGCCGCGGCCGCCTGTGCTCTGGTCTCGCGTGGACAAGGAAGCTGCCTTGCTGCCCTCGGGGCTGCCCCTGGAGGAGACTCCAGACGGAAAGCTGCGGCTGGAGCGCGTGAGCCGCGACATGACCGGGACCTACCGCTGTCAGACGGCTCGCTACAATGGCTTCAACGTGCGCCCCCGCGAGGCGCAGGTGCAGCTCCACGTGCAGT TCCCACCGGAGGTGGAGCCCGGTTCCCAGGACGTGCGCCAGGCGCTGGGCCGGCCAGTGCTCCTGCGCTGCTCGCTGCTGCGCGGCAGCCCCCAGCGCATCGCCTCGGCCGTGTGGCGCTTCAAAGGCCAGCTGCTGCCACCGCCGCCTGTTGTCCCCGCCGCCGCCGAGGCCCCGGACCACGCTGAGCTGCGCCTGGACGCCGTCACTCGGGACAGCAGCGGCAGCTACGAGTGCAGCGTCTCCAACGACGTGGGCTTGGCCACCTGCCTCTTCCAGGTCTCGG ccaaagcctacagcCCGGAGTTTTACTTcgacacccccaaccccacccgcAGCCACAAGCTGTCCAAGAACTACTCCTACGTGCTACAGTGGACCCAGAGGGAGCCTGACGCCGTGGACCCCTTGCTCAACTACAGACTCAGCGTCCGACAG TTGAACCAGCACAACGCCGTGGTGAAGGCCATCCCCGTGCGGCGCGTGGAGAAGGGGCAGCTGCTGGAGTACATCCTGACCGACCTCCGCGTGCCTCACAGCTACGAGGTCCGCCTCACACCCTACACCACCTTCGGGGCCGGTGACATGGCCTCCCGCGTCATCCACTACACAGAGC CCATCAACTCTCCGAACCTATCAG ACAACACCTGCCACTTTGAGGAGGAGAAGATCTGTGGCTACACCCAGGACCTGACCGACAACTTTGACTGGACACGGCAGAATGCTCTCACGCAGAACCCCAAGCGCTCGCCCAACACCGGCCCCCCGACGGACATCAGTGGCACCCCCGAGG gctaCTACATGTTCATTGAGACCTCCAGGCCCCGGGAGCTGGGAGACCGAGCTCGGCTGGTGAGCCCCCTCTACAATGCCAGCGCCAAGTTCTACTGCGTCTCCTTCTTCTACCACATGTATGGGAAGCACATTG GTTCCCTCAACCTCCTGGTTCGGTCTCGGAACAAAGGCGCCCTGGACACACACGCCTGGTCTCTCAGCGGCAATAAGGGCAACGTGTGGCAGCAGGCCCATGTCCCCATCAACCCCAGTGGACCCTTCCAG ATTATTTTTGAGGGGGTCCGAGGCTCCGGCTACCTGGGGGATATTGCCATAGATGACGTAACAGTGAAGAAAGGAGAATGTCCCCGGAAGCAGATGGATCCCAATAAAG TGGTGGTCATGCCGGGCCGAGGCAGAGCCTCCTGCCAGCCCCACCCACAGCTCTGGGGGCCCGTGGCCGCTTTGCTCTTGGCGTTGCAAAGATGA
- the MDGA1 gene encoding MAM domain-containing glycosylphosphatidylinositol anchor protein 1 isoform X2: protein MEVTCLLLLALIPVHCRGQGVYAPAQAQIVHAGQACVVKEDNISERVYTIREGDTLVLQCLVTGHPRPQVRWTKTAGSASDKFQETSVFNETLRIERIARTQGGRYYCKAENGVGVPAIKSIRVDVQYLDEPVLTVHQTVSDVRGNFYQEKTVFLRCTVNSNPPARFIWKRGSDTLSHSQDNGVDIYEPLYTQGETKVLKLKNLRPQDYASYTCQVSVRNVCGIPDKAITFRLTNTTAPPALKLSVNETLVVNPGENVTVQCLLTGGDPLPQLQWSHGPGPLPLGALAHGGTLSIPSVHARDSGYYNCTATNNVGNPAKKTVNLLVRSMKNATFQITPDVIKESENIQLGQDLKLSCHVDAVPQEKVTYQWFKNGKPARMSKRLIVTRNDPELPAVTSSLELIDLHFSDYGTYLCMASFPGAPVPDLSIEVNISSETVPPTISVPKGRAVVTVREGSPAELQCEVRGKPRPPVLWSRVDKEAALLPSGLPLEETPDGKLRLERVSRDMTGTYRCQTARYNGFNVRPREAQVQLHVQFPPEVEPGSQDVRQALGRPVLLRCSLLRGSPQRIASAVWRFKGQLLPPPPVVPAAAEAPDHAELRLDAVTRDSSGSYECSVSNDVGLATCLFQVSAKAYSPEFYFDTPNPTRSHKLSKNYSYVLQWTQREPDAVDPLLNYRLSVRQLNQHNAVVKAIPVRRVEKGQLLEYILTDLRVPHSYEVRLTPYTTFGAGDMASRVIHYTEHNTCHFEEEKICGYTQDLTDNFDWTRQNALTQNPKRSPNTGPPTDISGTPEGYYMFIETSRPRELGDRARLVSPLYNASAKFYCVSFFYHMYGKHIGSLNLLVRSRNKGALDTHAWSLSGNKGNVWQQAHVPINPSGPFQIIFEGVRGSGYLGDIAIDDVTVKKGECPRKQMDPNKVVVMPGRGRASCQPHPQLWGPVAALLLALQR from the exons CTCCAGCCCAGGCGCAGATCGTACACGCAGGCCAGGCGTGTGTGGTGAAAGAGGACAACATCAGCGAGCGCGTCTACACCATCCGGGAGGGGGACACCCTCgtgctgcagtgcctggtcaccgGGCACCCTCGGCCTCAG GTGCGCTGGACCAAGACTGCGGGTAGCGCGTCGGACAAGTTCCAGGAGACGTCGGTCTTCAATGAGACGCTGCGCATCGAGCGCATCGCGCGCACCCAGGGCGGCCGCTACTACTGCAAGGCCGAAAACGGCGTGGGCGTGCCCGCCATCAAGTCCATCCGCGTGGACGTGCAGT ACCTGGACGAGCCCGTGCTGACCGTGCACCAGACGGTGAGTGACGTGCGAGGCAACTTCTACCAGGAGAAGACGGTGTTCCTGCGCTGCACGGTCAACTCCAACCCGCCTGCCCGCTTCATCTGGAAGCGCGGCTCCGACACCCTGTCCCACAGCCAGGACAATGGAGTGGACATCTATGAGCCCCTCTACACCCAG GGGGAGACTAAGGTCCTGAAGCTGAAGAACCTGCGGCCACAGGACTATGCCAGCTATACCTGCCAGGTGTCTGTCCGCAACGTGTGTGGTATCCCGGACAAGGCCATCACCTTTCGGCTCACCAACACCACGG CACCACCAGCCTTGAAGTTGTCTGTGAATGAAACCCTGGTGGTGAACCCTGGGGAGAATGTGACAGTGCAGTGTCTGCTGACGGGGGGTGATCCTCTACCCCAGCTGCAGTGGTCCCATGGGCCTGGCCCCCTGCCTCTGGGTGCGTTGGCCCACGGTGGCACCCTCAGCATCCCTTCAGTGCATGCCCGGGACTCTGGCTACTACAACTGCACAGCTACCAACAACGTGGGCAACCCCGCCAAGAAGACCGTCAACTTGCTGGTGCGAT CCATGAAGAACGCCACGTTCCAGATCACCCCTGATGTGATCAAAGAGAGCGAGAACATACAGCTGGGCCAAGACCTGAAGCTGTCCTGCCACGTGGACGCTGTGCCCCAGGAGAAGGTCACCTACCAGTGGTTCAAGAACGGCAAGCCGGCACGCATGTCCAAGCGGCTGATAGTGACCCGCAACGACCCGGAGCTGCCTGCAgtcaccagcagcctggagcttaTCGACCTGCACTTCAGCGACTACGGGACCTACCTGTGCATGGCTTCCTTCCCTGGTGCGCCTGTGCCTGACCTCAGCATCGAGGTGAACATCTCCTCGGAGACAG TACCACCCACAATCAGCGTGCCCAAGGGCCGGGCTGTGGTGACGGTGCGCGAGGGCTCGCCTGCAGAGCTGCAGTGTGAGGTGCGGGGCAAGCCGCGGCCGCCTGTGCTCTGGTCTCGCGTGGACAAGGAAGCTGCCTTGCTGCCCTCGGGGCTGCCCCTGGAGGAGACTCCAGACGGAAAGCTGCGGCTGGAGCGCGTGAGCCGCGACATGACCGGGACCTACCGCTGTCAGACGGCTCGCTACAATGGCTTCAACGTGCGCCCCCGCGAGGCGCAGGTGCAGCTCCACGTGCAGT TCCCACCGGAGGTGGAGCCCGGTTCCCAGGACGTGCGCCAGGCGCTGGGCCGGCCAGTGCTCCTGCGCTGCTCGCTGCTGCGCGGCAGCCCCCAGCGCATCGCCTCGGCCGTGTGGCGCTTCAAAGGCCAGCTGCTGCCACCGCCGCCTGTTGTCCCCGCCGCCGCCGAGGCCCCGGACCACGCTGAGCTGCGCCTGGACGCCGTCACTCGGGACAGCAGCGGCAGCTACGAGTGCAGCGTCTCCAACGACGTGGGCTTGGCCACCTGCCTCTTCCAGGTCTCGG ccaaagcctacagcCCGGAGTTTTACTTcgacacccccaaccccacccgcAGCCACAAGCTGTCCAAGAACTACTCCTACGTGCTACAGTGGACCCAGAGGGAGCCTGACGCCGTGGACCCCTTGCTCAACTACAGACTCAGCGTCCGACAG TTGAACCAGCACAACGCCGTGGTGAAGGCCATCCCCGTGCGGCGCGTGGAGAAGGGGCAGCTGCTGGAGTACATCCTGACCGACCTCCGCGTGCCTCACAGCTACGAGGTCCGCCTCACACCCTACACCACCTTCGGGGCCGGTGACATGGCCTCCCGCGTCATCCACTACACAGAGC ACAACACCTGCCACTTTGAGGAGGAGAAGATCTGTGGCTACACCCAGGACCTGACCGACAACTTTGACTGGACACGGCAGAATGCTCTCACGCAGAACCCCAAGCGCTCGCCCAACACCGGCCCCCCGACGGACATCAGTGGCACCCCCGAGG gctaCTACATGTTCATTGAGACCTCCAGGCCCCGGGAGCTGGGAGACCGAGCTCGGCTGGTGAGCCCCCTCTACAATGCCAGCGCCAAGTTCTACTGCGTCTCCTTCTTCTACCACATGTATGGGAAGCACATTG GTTCCCTCAACCTCCTGGTTCGGTCTCGGAACAAAGGCGCCCTGGACACACACGCCTGGTCTCTCAGCGGCAATAAGGGCAACGTGTGGCAGCAGGCCCATGTCCCCATCAACCCCAGTGGACCCTTCCAG ATTATTTTTGAGGGGGTCCGAGGCTCCGGCTACCTGGGGGATATTGCCATAGATGACGTAACAGTGAAGAAAGGAGAATGTCCCCGGAAGCAGATGGATCCCAATAAAG TGGTGGTCATGCCGGGCCGAGGCAGAGCCTCCTGCCAGCCCCACCCACAGCTCTGGGGGCCCGTGGCCGCTTTGCTCTTGGCGTTGCAAAGATGA